A window from Planococcus maritimus encodes these proteins:
- a CDS encoding LacI family DNA-binding transcriptional regulator, whose translation MMKMVSTTEVARHAGVSQTTVSRVLNRPEQVKKETYDKVMQALAELDYGNASTPHAAPPEASKQLILLFSKDCAADDFSRMREFTETAQASGYRLVAHALTGGESMEDSEALVSGAAGVIGMGSLADEFKAYLNETTAFLQAEETAGEEKPFDGRKAAFLATSHLAEKGHQQIAWVGGDVSDEGERLQGYYEALAHHQLKLRKKRIHSTQNPSDFDAIAAELCSFKKPTSAFVAASYEEGLQLFNSLASAGFKVPKEISIVVIGEAQEGEEAGLTAVKPPSSAQPFAQQVVDRLISQIEGKEQESEAAEDELQLHKGTTVKKFKERQKNKA comes from the coding sequence ATGATGAAAATGGTGTCGACTACAGAAGTGGCAAGACATGCAGGAGTCTCTCAAACGACAGTGTCTCGCGTATTGAACCGGCCTGAGCAAGTTAAGAAGGAAACTTATGACAAAGTGATGCAGGCCCTTGCCGAATTGGATTATGGGAATGCCAGCACGCCTCATGCGGCGCCCCCCGAAGCTTCCAAACAACTCATATTGCTGTTTTCGAAGGATTGCGCAGCTGATGATTTCTCCCGCATGCGTGAATTTACTGAAACAGCCCAGGCGTCCGGCTACCGGTTGGTGGCTCATGCTTTGACTGGCGGTGAATCGATGGAAGACAGCGAAGCTTTAGTGAGCGGGGCAGCCGGCGTGATTGGCATGGGCAGCCTGGCTGATGAATTCAAGGCGTATTTAAATGAAACTACCGCATTCTTGCAAGCAGAAGAAACAGCCGGCGAAGAGAAACCATTTGATGGACGTAAAGCGGCATTTCTTGCCACCAGCCATCTTGCTGAAAAAGGCCACCAGCAGATCGCTTGGGTGGGAGGAGATGTATCGGATGAGGGCGAGCGGCTTCAAGGATATTATGAAGCGCTGGCGCACCATCAGTTGAAACTGCGTAAAAAACGCATCCATTCGACACAAAACCCCTCGGATTTCGATGCCATTGCAGCTGAATTGTGTTCATTCAAAAAGCCGACGAGTGCATTTGTAGCGGCAAGCTATGAAGAAGGGCTGCAATTATTCAACTCCTTGGCAAGTGCAGGATTCAAAGTCCCGAAAGAGATCAGCATCGTGGTGATAGGGGAAGCTCAAGAAGGGGAGGAAGCCGGCTTGACGGCCGTCAAACCCCCATCCAGTGCGCAGCCGTTTGCCCAGCAAGTGGTGGATCGCCTCATTTCCCAGATTGAAGGGAAAGAACAAGAGAGTGAGGCTGCCGAGGATGAACTGCAACTCCACAAGGGCACCACGGTGAAGAAGTTCAAAGAACGGCAAAAAAACAAAGCTTGA
- a CDS encoding ion channel: MDLLYLSIGIGIVIAVLTLTDFIWTTLWVDGGAGPLTRKLTSVYWTLHKKVSQNNSAFLSLAGPMFLIITLATWIFLLWVGWTFIFASSNMIVDTKDGGPMSWIEYAYYAGYLIFTLGNGEFSPDDGIWQIVTIFATGTGMLFITFGVTYLLQVLSAVSQKRSLASSISGIAIDPASFVNTAWNGENFDNLNLLLDTFSNELSHAVSKYNAYPVLHYYRSSTHNRSLPVNIVVLDESLTFLKYGTPKEIQPNALLMQELSSTITSYLDTLHSSSIDASIVVPPHQVLANLDRSIPTIDAATYEQTMESLERRRRKLLGLLEMTGERWPGTQNDSK, encoded by the coding sequence ATGGATCTGCTGTATCTTAGCATTGGCATTGGCATCGTCATTGCTGTTCTCACTTTGACCGATTTTATCTGGACAACGTTATGGGTCGACGGTGGTGCAGGGCCATTAACCCGCAAACTCACTTCCGTCTACTGGACGCTCCACAAAAAAGTAAGCCAAAACAATTCCGCATTCCTAAGCCTTGCAGGGCCGATGTTTCTAATCATTACCTTAGCAACTTGGATTTTCCTATTGTGGGTGGGATGGACTTTTATATTTGCGAGTTCTAATATGATCGTGGATACAAAAGACGGCGGCCCGATGTCTTGGATTGAATACGCTTATTATGCAGGATATTTGATTTTCACCCTCGGCAACGGCGAATTCTCTCCAGACGATGGCATCTGGCAAATTGTCACGATTTTTGCGACCGGTACCGGCATGCTATTTATTACTTTTGGCGTGACGTATTTGCTGCAAGTGTTGAGTGCTGTTTCGCAAAAACGCTCGCTCGCTTCTAGTATCAGTGGCATTGCCATCGATCCTGCTTCTTTCGTCAACACTGCATGGAACGGGGAAAATTTCGACAACCTCAATCTCTTGCTCGATACTTTCTCAAACGAGTTAAGCCATGCCGTGTCAAAATACAACGCCTACCCTGTGCTCCATTATTACCGCAGCTCCACACACAACCGCTCTTTACCGGTTAATATCGTGGTGCTAGATGAGTCGTTAACCTTCTTAAAATACGGAACCCCAAAAGAAATTCAACCGAATGCCTTATTGATGCAGGAACTCTCCAGCACCATCACTAGTTATTTGGATACCTTGCATAGCTCATCCATCGATGCATCCATTGTTGTGCCTCCCCATCAAGTATTAGCGAACTTGGATCGATCAATCCCAACAATTGATGCAGCAACTTACGAACAAACAATGGAGTCACTTGAACGGCGCAGACGAAAGCTTCTCGGGCTTCTTGAAATGACCGGAGAGCGCTGGCCTGGCACACAAAATGACTCCAAATGA
- a CDS encoding YqcI/YcgG family protein, whose amino-acid sequence MQTTIPALLTKEDFTNRTDLPDWLLREYKTFHETVTDKTFPCYFGRSGELKGELRYAYISQEDWSNLPGAVAEFLTLFEDPKHKRHGLFVFVEPFESEGPLNAYREQFWEILQYLHDMDDTEWPEQAPRDPDHYLWDFNFKGEPIFIFGNAPAYKQRRTRHLGNSMVLGFQPRRIFEGLTGTEKGGIMSREKVRERVEKWDELPTHPDISHFGDPEHNEWKQFFIGDDVEPVKGKCPFSHKEL is encoded by the coding sequence ATGCAGACAACAATTCCTGCTTTATTGACAAAAGAAGATTTCACAAACCGCACCGACTTGCCCGACTGGTTGCTGCGCGAATACAAGACCTTTCATGAGACAGTGACCGATAAGACCTTTCCGTGTTATTTCGGTAGAAGCGGGGAATTAAAAGGCGAGCTGCGCTATGCATACATAAGCCAGGAAGATTGGTCAAACTTGCCTGGAGCCGTGGCGGAATTTTTGACCTTATTCGAAGACCCAAAACATAAGCGCCATGGCTTGTTTGTGTTTGTGGAGCCTTTCGAATCCGAAGGGCCGCTGAATGCTTACCGAGAACAGTTCTGGGAGATTCTCCAGTATCTTCATGATATGGATGATACCGAATGGCCAGAACAAGCACCACGCGATCCTGATCATTATTTATGGGATTTCAACTTCAAAGGCGAACCCATTTTCATCTTCGGCAACGCGCCTGCCTACAAACAACGCCGCACCCGCCACCTCGGCAATTCGATGGTGCTCGGTTTCCAGCCGAGAAGAATCTTCGAAGGGCTGACCGGGACTGAAAAAGGCGGCATCATGTCGCGCGAGAAGGTTCGGGAACGTGTCGAAAAATGGGATGAATTGCCGACCCACCCAGACATCAGCCATTTCGGCGACCCAGAGCATAATGAATGGAAGCAGTTCTTCATCGGGGATGATGTGGAGCCGGTCAAAGGCAAATGCCCATTCTCTCATAAAGAACTTTAA
- a CDS encoding acyltransferase family protein, with translation MRRKLVLIQLSRALVPLLVMLHHLSTTMMDYYGFNMGNLAFLPLTGGVYYFFALSGFMAYYIYRHKFGKKGQLTDFLVNRFIRIYPLYWAVTLAFLILALLLPWFATGAERDMAVILTSVFLIPNPEWQDPFLIVAWSLEYTIYFYLMFSLLFLSPRWMGKALFTAWGILSLFGVIGIVYIDHFLFDFLFASYNLMFIAGVLCAWLILHLAIPLNVAYLFILFGLIGFPVTWMNALNPFMAMSFEMSASLSIMLLLIGLGVVDLKQDVTMPNLFHQLGNAAFALYLVHNVVLDVFSEWMDQVGLHEVLGDIGMSLILIALMMFFGIWAHFKLELPLHRLFKSWLRKNKSIAAVPSDKEAATKNP, from the coding sequence ATGAGAAGAAAACTGGTGCTGATTCAATTGTCTAGAGCCTTGGTGCCGTTACTGGTTATGCTTCATCATTTATCGACGACCATGATGGATTATTACGGATTCAATATGGGGAATCTCGCTTTCTTGCCGCTGACAGGCGGCGTCTATTATTTCTTCGCATTATCCGGCTTTATGGCCTATTATATCTACCGGCATAAGTTCGGTAAAAAAGGACAATTAACGGATTTTCTGGTCAATCGTTTTATCCGGATTTATCCTCTGTATTGGGCTGTGACTTTGGCGTTCTTGATCTTGGCGTTATTGTTGCCGTGGTTTGCGACCGGTGCGGAGCGGGATATGGCTGTCATCTTGACTTCTGTCTTTCTGATCCCGAATCCGGAGTGGCAAGATCCGTTTTTGATCGTTGCTTGGTCCTTGGAATACACTATTTATTTTTACCTTATGTTTTCACTCCTATTTTTGAGCCCGCGTTGGATGGGAAAGGCGCTTTTTACCGCCTGGGGAATCCTGTCCCTATTTGGCGTTATCGGCATTGTGTATATCGACCATTTCCTCTTCGATTTTCTATTTGCTTCTTATAATTTGATGTTCATTGCGGGAGTGCTTTGTGCGTGGCTCATTCTTCATCTTGCTATTCCGCTCAATGTGGCATATTTATTCATTTTATTTGGGCTGATTGGTTTTCCGGTAACTTGGATGAATGCGTTGAATCCGTTTATGGCAATGAGCTTTGAAATGAGTGCTAGTCTCTCCATCATGCTATTGTTGATCGGCCTAGGTGTGGTCGATTTGAAGCAGGACGTCACCATGCCTAATCTGTTTCATCAACTTGGAAACGCCGCTTTTGCGCTTTACCTTGTGCACAATGTAGTGCTTGATGTTTTCTCGGAATGGATGGACCAGGTCGGCTTGCACGAAGTCCTCGGCGATATTGGCATGAGCCTGATTCTGATCGCTTTGATGATGTTTTTCGGAATATGGGCACATTTCAAACTGGAGCTGCCGCTGCACCGGCTGTTTAAAAGCTGGTTGCGGAAAAACAAATCGATTGCCGCTGTACCAAGTGATAAAGAGGCTGCAACTAAAAACCCCTAA
- a CDS encoding SGNH/GDSL hydrolase family protein, whose product MGKNFRPSAFFQKAFLRKRRNAAQPRHIDKIVILGDSVAYGYGTKGGIARHLEDSFPDSEVLNFGVNGLTSDGLVERLRANHWQAELAQADLVLLNIGGNDLLRQYRGGGASELVRQFVPLKKKYRRNLLEIYRSIQQSNRDVLIVQNSLYNSMKKEVQYFGFTNLLFRMWNSAIGSKGVFVTNTRKMGKVPSIWLDSIHPNEKGYVIMHQLLLETLQTIGIKIAKER is encoded by the coding sequence TTGGGCAAAAATTTCCGACCGAGTGCTTTTTTCCAAAAGGCATTCCTACGCAAACGGCGCAATGCGGCACAGCCGCGTCATATAGATAAAATTGTCATTCTCGGTGATTCCGTCGCATATGGCTACGGGACAAAAGGCGGGATCGCGAGACATTTAGAAGACAGTTTTCCAGACAGTGAAGTGTTGAACTTCGGAGTGAACGGATTGACAAGTGACGGCCTTGTCGAGAGGCTACGGGCTAATCATTGGCAGGCTGAATTGGCTCAAGCGGACTTGGTGTTGTTGAATATCGGCGGCAACGACTTGCTGCGTCAATACCGAGGCGGAGGGGCAAGCGAGCTAGTCCGCCAGTTTGTTCCCCTCAAAAAGAAATACCGGCGCAATTTATTGGAAATTTATCGATCCATCCAACAAAGCAATAGAGACGTACTCATCGTCCAGAATAGCTTGTATAATTCGATGAAAAAAGAAGTACAGTATTTCGGTTTTACCAATCTATTGTTTCGAATGTGGAATTCGGCGATCGGGTCTAAAGGCGTTTTCGTTACGAACACGCGGAAAATGGGGAAAGTGCCGTCCATTTGGCTGGATTCGATTCATCCAAATGAAAAAGGTTATGTTATCATGCACCAATTATTGCTTGAAACCTTGCAGACAATCGGTATAAAAATTGCTAAAGAACGATAG
- a CDS encoding HNH endonuclease yields MNSYIVMQGETYREEKRLGIVRAPMKDKSGATPHSWERVNSLQKGDRTFHYVRGALVAVGTIQEDARVQSEGTPQAEWLAPCEYLELDDPLEIASCIKIVAQHLPIKYSAFQPDGNGNSGYLYPCNESLALVFLELLSSSKWRNIEQLEFVYDAVREEKYNSLTAWMMDSEYLMRLKFRELKSQFKALQLERWGNKCAICGLDNPALLKAAYSKAWKDSNDAERIDPANGVLLCANHAALYESGQISFTGAGTLRMSAELQPLAGRYGLKKNLRIAADEANIPYFRWHRNNFFMEE; encoded by the coding sequence ATGAATAGCTACATCGTCATGCAGGGGGAAACCTATAGAGAAGAAAAGCGCCTTGGGATAGTCCGGGCGCCTATGAAAGATAAATCGGGAGCCACGCCGCACTCATGGGAGCGGGTCAACTCGCTGCAAAAAGGGGACCGCACCTTCCATTATGTCAGGGGCGCGCTCGTTGCGGTTGGCACCATACAAGAAGATGCGCGCGTTCAGTCGGAAGGGACGCCACAAGCTGAATGGCTTGCGCCTTGTGAATACTTGGAACTTGACGACCCATTGGAAATTGCGTCTTGCATCAAGATCGTGGCTCAACACTTGCCAATCAAGTATTCCGCTTTTCAACCGGACGGCAATGGCAACTCAGGGTATCTATACCCGTGCAATGAATCATTAGCATTGGTGTTCTTAGAATTATTATCGTCTTCAAAATGGCGCAATATCGAGCAATTGGAATTTGTTTACGATGCCGTGCGTGAGGAAAAATACAATTCCTTGACTGCCTGGATGATGGATTCTGAATACTTGATGCGGCTTAAATTCAGGGAGTTGAAAAGCCAGTTTAAAGCATTGCAGCTGGAACGCTGGGGGAATAAATGCGCCATTTGCGGCCTTGATAATCCCGCACTGCTAAAAGCGGCATATAGCAAAGCGTGGAAAGACAGCAATGATGCAGAGCGAATCGATCCTGCGAATGGCGTGTTATTATGCGCCAACCATGCGGCGCTTTATGAAAGCGGGCAGATTTCCTTTACCGGAGCCGGCACGCTTAGGATGTCAGCAGAGCTCCAACCACTAGCGGGCCGTTATGGCTTGAAGAAAAACTTGCGCATCGCAGCGGATGAGGCAAATATTCCTTATTTCAGGTGGCATAGAAATAATTTCTTTATGGAAGAATAA